The proteins below come from a single Stutzerimonas stutzeri RCH2 genomic window:
- a CDS encoding substrate-binding periplasmic protein — protein MVLLLLARCSPASDETLTPIGALCALIEIDSTLPGQENLTGLRRLLGLILLLASASLPAEVLRLAGNLWPPYTDRSLPGEGLSVELIRTALGRGGYQVEYIEVPWERALLGLRKGSYDLVNGWPAVKRVDYSLSSRAFLINRMRWVQRRGSGIRYDGLDSLTGYLLVLSRGYTYSDELDADTRLQKGYAANFVQAATMVLAGRADLTLEDERTALFHFERELGHERDALAFVPGEFRRVELSLLVRRDHPRATDIIATFNREIAAMLADGSYAAIFVRHALPVPDGLP, from the coding sequence ATGGTACTCCTGCTGTTGGCTCGGTGCAGCCCGGCATCCGACGAGACGCTGACGCCGATTGGCGCACTTTGTGCTCTGATTGAAATTGATAGCACTTTGCCGGGGCAAGAGAACTTGACAGGCTTGCGACGTTTGCTTGGGTTGATATTGCTGCTGGCAAGCGCTTCGCTGCCCGCCGAAGTGCTACGTCTGGCCGGTAATCTGTGGCCGCCTTATACGGACCGGAGCCTGCCCGGCGAGGGCTTATCCGTTGAACTCATCCGCACGGCGCTTGGCCGTGGCGGTTACCAGGTGGAATACATAGAGGTGCCCTGGGAGCGCGCCCTGCTCGGGCTTCGCAAAGGCAGCTACGACCTGGTCAACGGCTGGCCGGCGGTAAAACGCGTCGACTATTCCCTGAGTTCCCGTGCGTTTCTGATCAACCGGATGCGCTGGGTCCAGCGACGCGGGAGCGGCATTCGTTACGACGGGCTCGACAGCCTGACCGGCTATCTGCTCGTGCTTAGCAGGGGTTACACGTACAGCGATGAGCTGGACGCCGATACGCGCCTGCAGAAGGGCTATGCCGCCAACTTTGTCCAGGCGGCCACGATGGTACTTGCCGGACGTGCTGACCTGACCTTGGAGGACGAGCGCACTGCACTGTTTCACTTCGAGCGGGAGCTGGGGCATGAGCGGGATGCGCTGGCGTTCGTGCCGGGTGAGTTCAGGCGCGTGGAGCTGTCGTTGCTTGTGCGGCGCGACCATCCACGGGCGACCGATATCATCGCTACCTTCAACCGGGAAATTGCCGCCATGCTCGCTGATGGCAGCTACGCGGCGATCTTTGTCCGCCACGCACTGCCGGTACCGGATGGGTTGCCTTAG
- the yccS gene encoding YccS family putative transporter: MPQPSLSQSLRRLWALEKFGYSLRVLIAMAGSMGLSWYLGQPTLIIPLFLGIIASALAETDDSWLGRLNALLVTLLCFSIAAVAVELLFPYPWLFVAGLAVSTFALVMLGALGERYGAIAQATLILAIYSMIAADQRNGELQHFWRDPLLLVAGAAWYGLLSVCWNALFAHQPVQQSLARLYRELGLYFRYKAALFEPVRQLDVEQRRLELAQQNGRVVNALNAAKETLLHRLGNGRAGGKINHYLKLYFLAQDLHERVSSSHYPYQALAEAFFHSDVLFRCQRLLRLQASACAELGETIQLRQAFRYSEANGQALEDLQASLEHLREQNNPAWRGLLRSLRALSGNLSTLQRQLASASDPGTLEGEQDNSLLDRQPQTLREAFNRIRLQLTPTSLLFRHALRMTIALITGYAVLHAIHPEQGYWVLLTTVFVCQPNYGATRIKLVQRISGTVLGLVAGWALFDLFPSQPIQALFAVVAGVVFFATRSTRYTLATAAITLMVLFCFNQVGDGYGLIWPRLFDTLLGSLIAAAAVFLILPDWQGRRLNQVVANTLSCNSDYLRQIMRQYDSGKRDDLAYRLARRNAHNADAALSTTLSNMLLEPGHFRKDAETGFRFLILSHTLLNYLSGLGAHRESLPDDARDALLESAAQQLAASLDDLAAALAQNRPIAIYSEEEEALAQQLEQTPDEMDDAHRLVQTQLGLICRQLAPLRSMAVHLLKQQPAGQGQDQR, from the coding sequence ATGCCGCAACCCTCGCTCAGCCAATCCCTGCGTCGCCTCTGGGCGCTGGAGAAGTTCGGCTACAGCCTGCGCGTGCTTATCGCCATGGCTGGCAGCATGGGGCTGAGTTGGTACCTCGGCCAGCCGACGCTGATCATCCCGCTGTTCCTCGGCATCATCGCCAGCGCGCTGGCGGAAACCGATGACAGCTGGCTGGGCCGGCTGAATGCACTGCTGGTCACCCTGCTGTGCTTCAGCATCGCGGCCGTGGCCGTCGAGCTGCTGTTTCCCTATCCCTGGCTGTTCGTCGCGGGACTGGCAGTTTCCACCTTTGCACTGGTGATGCTCGGTGCGCTGGGCGAACGCTACGGGGCGATCGCCCAGGCAACCCTGATTCTCGCCATCTACAGCATGATCGCTGCCGACCAGCGCAACGGTGAACTGCAACACTTCTGGCGCGACCCGCTGCTGCTGGTGGCTGGCGCCGCCTGGTACGGCCTGCTCTCGGTGTGCTGGAACGCGCTGTTCGCCCACCAACCGGTGCAGCAGAGCCTGGCGCGGCTGTACCGCGAGCTGGGACTGTATTTCCGTTACAAGGCTGCGCTGTTCGAACCGGTGCGCCAGCTGGACGTGGAACAGCGGCGCCTCGAACTGGCACAACAGAACGGCCGGGTCGTCAACGCGCTGAACGCGGCCAAGGAGACGCTGCTGCACCGCCTCGGCAATGGACGGGCCGGAGGCAAGATCAATCACTACCTCAAACTGTATTTCCTCGCCCAGGATCTGCATGAGCGGGTCAGCTCGTCGCATTACCCCTATCAGGCACTGGCCGAAGCCTTCTTCCACAGCGATGTACTGTTTCGCTGTCAGCGCCTGTTGCGCCTGCAGGCCAGCGCCTGCGCCGAGCTCGGTGAAACCATCCAGCTGCGCCAGGCGTTTCGTTACAGCGAAGCCAATGGACAGGCGCTGGAGGACCTGCAGGCGTCGCTGGAACACCTGCGCGAGCAGAACAACCCGGCCTGGCGTGGCCTGCTGCGATCACTGCGCGCACTGTCGGGCAACCTTTCCACGCTGCAGCGCCAGCTCGCCAGCGCCAGTGACCCTGGCACCCTGGAAGGTGAGCAGGACAACAGCCTGCTGGATCGCCAACCGCAAACCCTGCGCGAAGCGTTCAATCGCATTCGCCTGCAGCTGACCCCCACCTCGCTGCTGTTCCGTCATGCCCTGCGCATGACGATTGCCCTGATCACCGGCTACGCCGTGCTGCATGCCATCCATCCGGAACAGGGCTATTGGGTGCTGCTGACCACGGTATTCGTCTGCCAGCCCAACTACGGCGCCACCCGCATCAAGCTGGTACAACGCATCAGCGGCACCGTGCTGGGACTCGTCGCCGGGTGGGCGCTGTTCGATCTGTTTCCCAGCCAGCCGATCCAGGCATTGTTCGCGGTGGTCGCCGGCGTGGTGTTCTTCGCCACCCGCAGCACGCGCTACACCCTGGCCACCGCGGCCATCACGCTGATGGTGCTGTTCTGCTTCAACCAGGTCGGCGACGGTTACGGGCTGATCTGGCCGCGCCTGTTCGATACGCTGCTCGGTAGCCTGATCGCCGCGGCTGCGGTGTTCCTCATTCTGCCGGACTGGCAAGGGCGACGCCTGAATCAGGTGGTCGCCAACACGCTCAGCTGCAACAGCGATTACCTGCGCCAGATCATGCGCCAGTACGACAGCGGCAAGCGCGACGACCTGGCCTACCGGCTGGCGCGGCGTAACGCCCATAACGCCGACGCGGCGTTATCCACCACCCTGTCCAACATGCTGCTCGAACCGGGACACTTTCGTAAGGATGCCGAAACCGGCTTTCGCTTCCTGATTCTTTCCCACACCCTGCTCAACTACCTCTCCGGTCTCGGCGCCCATCGCGAGAGCCTGCCGGACGACGCGCGCGACGCGCTGCTGGAAAGCGCCGCGCAGCAGCTGGCGGCGAGCCTCGACGATCTCGCCGCCGCGCTGGCACAGAACCGGCCCATTGCCATCTACAGCGAGGAGGAGGAGGCGCTGGCGCAGCAACTGGAACAGACCCCGGACGAGATGGATGATGCCCATCGCCTAGTGCAGACCCAGCTGGGATTGATCTGCCGCCAGCTCGCGCCGCTGCGCAGCATGGCCGTGCACCTGCTCAAGCAGCAGCCAGCGGGTCAGGGCCAGGATCAGCGCTAA
- the dbpA gene encoding ATP-dependent RNA helicase DbpA, with the protein MPSTAFSSLPLSAAMLANLDALGYAAMTPIQAQSLPVMLKGHDLIAQAKTGSGKTAAFGIALLEPLNPRYFGCQALVLCPTRELADQVAKELRRLARAADNIKILTLCGGVSIGPQIASLEHGAHVIVGTPGRVQEHLKKGTLKLDGLNTLVLDEADRMLDMGFYDAIAEIIGQTPARRQTLLFSATYPAGIKQLSASFMRDPQQVRAEALHDDAQIEQRFYEIDPEQRMEAVTRLLASFRPESCVAFCFTKQQCQELVDHLSANGISAMALNGDLEQRDRDQVLAMFANRSLSVLVATDVAARGLDIDALDMVINVELARDAEIHVHRVGRTGRAGNQGLAVSLVAPAEAHRAQAIEKLQQAPLNWQPLDGLKPKGGAPLQPPMATLCIGAGRKDKLRPGDILGALTGDAGIPGTQVGKIAIFDFQAFVAVERGVVKQALKRLNEGKIKGRSLKVRVL; encoded by the coding sequence GTGCCCAGTACCGCCTTTTCTTCCCTGCCCCTTTCTGCCGCCATGCTGGCCAACCTCGACGCCCTCGGCTACGCGGCGATGACGCCGATTCAGGCGCAGAGCCTGCCGGTCATGCTCAAAGGCCACGACCTGATCGCCCAGGCCAAGACCGGTAGCGGCAAGACGGCCGCCTTCGGTATCGCCCTGCTCGAGCCGCTGAATCCACGCTATTTCGGCTGCCAGGCGCTGGTGCTGTGTCCGACACGCGAACTGGCCGACCAGGTGGCCAAGGAGCTGCGCCGTCTGGCGCGGGCGGCGGACAATATCAAGATCCTCACGCTTTGCGGTGGCGTATCGATCGGCCCGCAGATCGCCTCCCTCGAACATGGCGCGCATGTCATCGTCGGTACGCCGGGCCGGGTGCAGGAACATCTGAAGAAGGGCACGTTGAAGCTCGACGGGCTGAACACTCTGGTACTCGATGAAGCCGACCGCATGCTGGACATGGGCTTCTACGACGCCATCGCCGAGATCATCGGCCAGACGCCAGCCAGGCGGCAGACCCTGCTGTTTTCCGCTACCTACCCCGCCGGCATCAAACAGCTTTCCGCGAGTTTCATGCGCGACCCGCAACAGGTGCGCGCCGAAGCGCTGCACGATGATGCGCAGATCGAGCAGCGCTTCTACGAAATCGACCCTGAGCAGCGCATGGAGGCAGTAACGCGCCTGCTGGCCAGCTTCCGTCCGGAAAGCTGCGTGGCCTTCTGCTTCACCAAGCAGCAATGCCAGGAGCTGGTCGATCATCTGAGCGCCAACGGCATCTCGGCCATGGCGCTGAACGGCGACCTCGAGCAACGCGACCGCGACCAGGTGCTGGCGATGTTCGCCAACCGCAGCCTGTCGGTGCTGGTGGCGACCGATGTCGCGGCGCGCGGGCTGGATATCGACGCGCTGGACATGGTGATCAACGTCGAGCTGGCGCGCGATGCGGAAATCCATGTGCACCGGGTTGGCCGCACGGGCCGCGCCGGCAATCAGGGCCTGGCCGTGAGCCTGGTCGCCCCGGCTGAAGCGCATCGCGCGCAGGCCATCGAAAAACTGCAGCAGGCGCCGCTCAACTGGCAGCCGCTGGACGGCCTTAAGCCCAAGGGCGGTGCGCCGTTGCAGCCGCCGATGGCTACCCTGTGCATCGGCGCCGGGCGCAAGGACAAGCTGCGCCCAGGCGACATCCTCGGGGCATTGACGGGCGATGCCGGCATTCCCGGCACCCAGGTCGGCAAGATCGCCATCTTCGATTTCCAGGCGTTCGTCGCCGTCGAGCGCGGTGTGGTCAAGCAGGCGCTCAAGCGCCTCAATGAAGGTAAGATCAAGGGCCGCTCGCTGAAAGTACGCGTGCTCTGA
- a CDS encoding ATP-dependent zinc protease, with protein sequence MSRVLFLAGLLALPAFAAEPTLYGRYEHIKIEEIGKTLPAKMDTGAMTASLSARDIEQFERDGEDWVRFRLAVDGADDTLYEQRLLGISRIKTRAEESGNVDPHREPPRAERPIVGMQLCIGDQLRDVEVNLTDRTHFSYPLLIGAETIRELNAAIYPTEKYTAGQPAC encoded by the coding sequence TTGTCTCGCGTTCTTTTCCTTGCCGGACTGCTGGCGCTACCCGCGTTCGCCGCCGAGCCCACCCTCTACGGACGTTACGAACACATCAAGATCGAAGAGATCGGCAAGACCTTGCCCGCCAAGATGGATACCGGCGCCATGACTGCGTCGCTGTCGGCCCGGGACATCGAGCAATTCGAGCGGGATGGCGAAGACTGGGTCCGCTTCCGGCTGGCCGTCGACGGTGCCGATGACACTTTATATGAGCAACGCCTGCTCGGTATCAGCCGAATCAAGACGCGTGCCGAGGAGTCCGGCAACGTCGATCCGCACCGCGAGCCGCCACGAGCAGAGCGCCCGATTGTGGGGATGCAGCTGTGCATTGGCGATCAGTTGCGCGATGTGGAGGTCAACCTGACCGATCGCACCCACTTCAGCTATCCCTTGCTGATCGGCGCCGAGACCATCCGTGAACTGAACGCCGCCATCTATCCCACCGAGAAGTACACGGCGGGTCAGCCAGCCTGCTGA
- a CDS encoding DUF4212 domain-containing protein has protein sequence MADNDKENAAAYWKANVRLITWSLVVWALVSYGFGILLRPLVAGIPVGGTDLGFWFAQQGSIITFIAIIFHYAWRLNKLDKEFGVEE, from the coding sequence ATGGCCGACAACGATAAAGAAAATGCTGCTGCGTACTGGAAGGCGAATGTTCGCCTTATCACTTGGAGCTTAGTGGTCTGGGCTCTCGTCTCATACGGTTTCGGTATCCTCCTGCGTCCGCTGGTAGCCGGCATCCCCGTCGGGGGAACTGACCTAGGCTTCTGGTTCGCTCAACAGGGTTCCATCATCACGTTCATTGCGATCATCTTCCACTACGCGTGGCGGTTGAACAAATTGGACAAGGAATTCGGGGTTGAGGAGTAA
- a CDS encoding sodium:solute symporter family protein, whose protein sequence is MSQYWINMLFVGASFLLYIGIAVWARAGSTKEFYVAGGGVHPVTNGMATAADWMSAASFISMAGLIASGGYATSVYLMGWTGGYVLLAMLLAPYLRKFGKFTVPDFIGDRFYSRGARLTAVVCLILISVTYVIGQMAGAGVAFSRFLEVSNSAGIWIAAAIVFAYAVFGGMKGITYTQVAQYIVLIIAYTIPAVFIAMQLTGNPIPMFGMFGTHVDSGVPLLDKLDQVVTDLGFAAYTADVDNKLNMFLFTLSLMIGTAGLPHVIIRFFTVPKVADARWSAGWTLVFIALLYLTAPAVASMARLNLVNTIYPEGPQAEAIRYEDRPEWVQTWERTGLIKWEDKNADGRVQMYNDANAKFTPTATERGWNGNELTVNNDIIVLANPEIANLPGWVIGLIAAGAIAAALSTAAGLLLAISSAISHDLIKTLINPKISEKNEMLAARLSMTAAILLATWLGLNPPGFAAQVVALAFGLAAASLFPALMMGIFSKRVNSKGAVAGMLVGVISTAVYIFLYLGWFFIPGTASIPNTPDQWWMGISPQAFGAVGAMLNFAVAYAVSMATEAPPQEIQDLVESVRTPKGAGVALDH, encoded by the coding sequence ATGAGCCAATATTGGATCAACATGCTGTTCGTGGGCGCCTCGTTCCTGCTTTATATCGGGATCGCGGTCTGGGCTCGCGCTGGGTCGACTAAGGAATTCTACGTTGCCGGTGGTGGTGTTCACCCCGTGACCAACGGTATGGCGACCGCAGCAGACTGGATGTCTGCCGCTTCCTTCATTTCCATGGCCGGTCTGATCGCTTCCGGCGGTTATGCCACTTCCGTTTACCTGATGGGCTGGACCGGTGGCTACGTGCTGCTGGCGATGCTGCTGGCACCCTACCTGCGCAAGTTTGGCAAGTTCACCGTGCCGGACTTCATCGGTGACCGCTTCTACAGCCGCGGTGCGCGTCTGACTGCAGTTGTCTGCCTCATCCTCATCTCCGTTACCTACGTAATCGGTCAGATGGCGGGTGCTGGTGTGGCGTTCTCCCGCTTCCTGGAAGTGAGCAACTCCGCTGGTATCTGGATCGCTGCCGCAATCGTGTTCGCCTACGCTGTATTCGGCGGCATGAAGGGCATCACCTACACCCAGGTGGCTCAGTACATCGTTCTGATCATTGCCTACACCATCCCGGCCGTGTTCATCGCCATGCAGCTGACTGGCAATCCGATCCCGATGTTCGGCATGTTCGGTACCCACGTCGATTCCGGCGTGCCGCTGCTGGACAAGCTGGATCAGGTCGTTACCGATCTGGGCTTCGCTGCCTACACCGCTGACGTCGACAACAAGCTGAACATGTTCCTGTTCACCCTGTCGCTGATGATCGGTACTGCTGGTCTGCCGCACGTAATCATCCGCTTCTTCACCGTACCGAAGGTCGCTGATGCTCGCTGGTCCGCTGGCTGGACCCTGGTGTTCATCGCCCTGCTGTACCTCACCGCTCCGGCCGTTGCCTCGATGGCACGTCTGAACCTGGTTAACACCATCTATCCGGAAGGCCCGCAGGCCGAAGCGATCCGTTACGAAGATCGTCCGGAATGGGTGCAGACCTGGGAACGTACTGGCCTGATCAAGTGGGAAGACAAGAACGCCGACGGTCGTGTGCAGATGTACAACGACGCTAACGCCAAGTTCACCCCCACCGCTACAGAGCGTGGCTGGAACGGCAACGAGCTGACCGTGAACAATGACATCATCGTTCTGGCCAACCCGGAAATTGCCAACCTGCCGGGCTGGGTCATCGGTCTGATCGCTGCGGGTGCCATTGCGGCAGCCTTGTCGACAGCTGCGGGTCTGCTGCTGGCGATTTCCTCGGCAATCAGTCACGACCTGATCAAGACACTCATCAATCCGAAGATCAGTGAGAAGAACGAGATGCTGGCTGCTCGTCTTTCCATGACGGCGGCGATCCTGCTGGCTACCTGGCTGGGTCTGAATCCTCCAGGCTTCGCGGCGCAGGTAGTGGCACTAGCGTTCGGTCTCGCGGCAGCGAGCCTGTTCCCGGCGCTGATGATGGGTATCTTCTCCAAGCGCGTGAACAGCAAGGGTGCGGTTGCCGGTATGCTGGTCGGTGTGATTTCCACCGCCGTGTACATCTTCCTGTACCTGGGCTGGTTCTTCATCCCTGGCACTGCGAGCATCCCGAACACCCCTGATCAGTGGTGGATGGGCATCTCCCCGCAGGCCTTCGGTGCCGTGGGTGCCATGCTGAACTTCGCTGTTGCCTACGCTGTGTCGATGGCTACCGAAGCTCCGCCGCAGGAAATTCAGGATCTGGTCGAGAGCGTTCGTACCCCGAAAGGTGCTGGCGTTGCGCTTGACCACTAA